A region from the Microcoleus sp. bin38.metabat.b11b12b14.051 genome encodes:
- a CDS encoding pentapeptide repeat-containing protein: MTSGIRQHIYTFLLSFVILAIIAAGAIGINPAPAFALDHDKEILVGADFTGQVLTDDSFNKANLRNSNFTKADLRGVSFFAANMEEANLEGANFTGATLDLARMMRANLTNAILEGAFAYNTRLEGAVIDGADFTETLLRDDMIEKLCKVAKGTNPVTGRETRETLFCDY; encoded by the coding sequence ATGACTTCTGGAATTCGCCAACATATTTATACTTTCTTGCTCAGCTTTGTTATTTTAGCAATAATTGCGGCTGGGGCGATCGGTATCAATCCCGCACCTGCTTTCGCCTTGGATCACGACAAAGAAATTTTAGTGGGCGCTGATTTTACTGGACAAGTTTTGACTGACGACAGTTTTAATAAAGCTAATCTTCGCAACAGCAATTTTACCAAGGCAGATTTGCGGGGCGTCAGCTTTTTTGCCGCCAATATGGAAGAAGCAAATTTAGAAGGTGCAAATTTTACTGGTGCGACTTTGGATTTGGCTCGCATGATGAGAGCAAATTTAACTAATGCTATCCTTGAGGGTGCTTTTGCTTACAATACCAGACTCGAAGGAGCGGTGATTGATGGTGCTGATTTTACTGAGACACTGCTGCGAGACGATATGATCGAAAAGCTTTGTAAGGTTGCCAAAGGTACTAATCCGGTGACTGGTAGGGAGACTCGCGAAACTCTGTTTTGCGATTATTAA
- a CDS encoding YraN family protein, which produces MGSDDSSKLNSTRKRSSSLTDAGSNSPQSTNSRDLGTLGENLVAEWLEQQGWEILHRQYRCRWGEIDIIALGRDEASQKNPGISNHQFPILAFVEVKTRRRGNWDAGGMLAVSATKQAKLWQTAEIFLSTRPDLANNSCRFDVALVRCEPSGQNTKHIIPPLTGPNSQSALAGNYLLTLQAYIRSAFSD; this is translated from the coding sequence ATGGGCAGCGATGACAGTTCAAAATTGAATTCTACCAGAAAGCGATCCTCTTCGCTGACGGATGCCGGCTCTAATTCTCCGCAATCCACAAACTCTCGGGATTTGGGCACGTTGGGAGAAAACTTAGTCGCCGAGTGGTTAGAGCAGCAAGGCTGGGAAATCCTGCACCGTCAGTACCGCTGTCGCTGGGGAGAGATTGACATCATCGCCCTCGGAAGAGATGAAGCAAGCCAAAAAAACCCAGGCATTTCCAATCACCAATTCCCGATATTAGCTTTTGTAGAGGTCAAAACTCGCCGTCGGGGAAATTGGGATGCTGGCGGAATGCTGGCTGTTAGTGCCACAAAACAAGCCAAACTTTGGCAAACCGCCGAAATATTTTTAAGCACTCGTCCAGATTTAGCAAATAATTCTTGTCGCTTTGATGTCGCCCTCGTCAGGTGCGAACCCTCTGGGCAAAACACTAAGCACATCATACCACCCCTAACGGGCCCTAACTCTCAATCCGCCCTTGCCGGAAATTACCTGCTCACCCTGCAAGCATACATTCGATCGGCTTTTAGCGATTAG
- the queA gene encoding tRNA preQ1(34) S-adenosylmethionine ribosyltransferase-isomerase QueA: MTEIDWSLDGYDYELPPDRIAQNPVVPRDSSRLLVVDSPSSQQHRIFQDLPDLLEPGDLLVLNNTRVLPARLYGHKPNGPAVEILLMEERQHNCWLALVKPGKRLKLGAKIEFEPASCDESAEGPCCCLPDAVAVDRRLTATVIARDESTGGRLLEFDIPTDATLAKFLDEYGHVPLPPYIDKSQAAPEQYQTVYAEKPGAVAAPTAGLHFTEELFSRLDERGIDKTFVTLHVGVGTFRPVEVADVTTHQMHNEWVEVSATTVEKIRETQARGGRIFAVGTTAVRALEGAAAASGDFSLQPFCGQTNLFIYPGYKWRVVDGMITNFHLPRSTLMMMLSAMVGRPRLLELYQEAMEHQYRFYSFGDAMLILPEAKKD; this comes from the coding sequence ATGACAGAGATTGACTGGTCTTTGGACGGTTATGACTACGAACTTCCGCCCGATCGCATTGCCCAAAATCCCGTAGTGCCGAGGGACAGTTCTCGCTTGCTGGTGGTAGACTCTCCCAGCAGCCAGCAACACCGGATTTTCCAGGATTTGCCGGATTTGCTTGAACCCGGAGACTTGCTGGTACTCAACAACACCCGTGTTCTGCCGGCGAGGCTCTACGGGCACAAGCCCAACGGCCCGGCTGTGGAGATATTGTTGATGGAAGAAAGGCAGCACAACTGCTGGCTGGCTTTGGTCAAACCGGGGAAACGCTTAAAGTTGGGAGCCAAAATAGAGTTTGAACCCGCCTCCTGTGATGAATCGGCAGAAGGCCCTTGCTGTTGCCTTCCCGATGCTGTGGCAGTCGATCGTCGGTTGACTGCGACAGTAATTGCTAGGGACGAGTCAACAGGAGGACGGCTGTTAGAATTTGACATCCCCACAGATGCGACTCTGGCGAAGTTTTTGGATGAATACGGCCACGTACCTCTGCCGCCCTACATCGATAAGTCCCAGGCTGCACCGGAACAGTACCAGACTGTTTATGCAGAAAAACCTGGGGCGGTGGCTGCCCCTACAGCAGGCTTGCACTTCACCGAAGAATTGTTCAGCCGCTTGGATGAGCGGGGAATTGATAAAACTTTTGTCACCCTCCATGTCGGGGTAGGAACGTTTCGCCCCGTGGAAGTAGCAGACGTGACAACTCACCAAATGCACAACGAATGGGTGGAAGTATCCGCTACCACCGTCGAGAAAATCCGCGAAACTCAAGCTAGAGGCGGGCGGATCTTTGCTGTGGGTACAACAGCAGTACGAGCTTTAGAGGGAGCGGCTGCGGCGAGTGGCGATTTTTCCTTGCAGCCTTTTTGCGGCCAGACAAATTTGTTTATTTATCCAGGTTACAAGTGGCGGGTTGTGGACGGGATGATTACCAATTTTCATTTACCGCGCTCTACTTTGATGATGATGTTAAGCGCGATGGTTGGAAGGCCTCGGCTGTTGGAACTTTACCAAGAGGCGATGGAGCATCAGTACCGTTTTTATTCTTTTGGCGATGCCATGCTGATTTTACCGGAGGCAAAAAAAGATTAA
- the rpmF gene encoding 50S ribosomal protein L32 produces MAVPKKKTSKSRKNMRKATWKRKAVVAAQKALSLGKSVLTGRSNSFVYPGNEEEEEE; encoded by the coding sequence ATGGCAGTCCCTAAAAAGAAAACCTCCAAATCCAGAAAGAATATGCGTAAAGCCACATGGAAGCGCAAAGCTGTAGTGGCAGCTCAGAAAGCTCTGTCTCTGGGCAAATCAGTTCTGACTGGCCGCTCCAACAGCTTCGTGTATCCCGGCAATGAGGAAGAGGAGGAAGAATAA